A genomic stretch from Pararhizobium sp. IMCC21322 includes:
- a CDS encoding 1-acyl-sn-glycerol-3-phosphate acyltransferase: MIYIRSVIFNLAFYTFLFLLMLFALPIFLLPWKWVWWMPTTWARTSLWMLRVLAGVKFELRGMENKPEGGVLIASKHQSTWETFVLLFVAERPAYLAKRELFKIPFFGWYLSRFRQISVNRARGSSALKSLIPQARAAVKDGRDVVIFPEGTRRTPGDSPSYKYGVTALYRILKVPVVPVALNAGVFWPRRTFLRYPGTIVMEILPPIEPGLSDDVFNKTLIERIETASDKLLEEARASQKANESSM, translated from the coding sequence GTGATCTACATTCGATCTGTGATTTTTAATCTGGCCTTCTACACATTTCTATTTTTGCTGATGCTATTCGCCCTGCCGATTTTTCTGCTGCCATGGAAATGGGTGTGGTGGATGCCGACCACATGGGCGCGCACGTCGCTGTGGATGCTTCGTGTTCTTGCAGGTGTCAAGTTTGAGTTAAGAGGCATGGAGAACAAGCCGGAAGGTGGTGTGCTGATTGCTTCCAAGCACCAGTCAACCTGGGAAACTTTCGTGCTGTTATTTGTGGCAGAACGCCCTGCTTATCTGGCTAAGCGGGAATTGTTCAAGATTCCGTTTTTTGGTTGGTACCTGTCCCGGTTCCGGCAGATATCCGTCAATAGGGCGCGTGGCTCCAGTGCATTGAAATCCTTGATTCCGCAGGCCAGGGCAGCGGTGAAAGACGGGCGCGATGTGGTCATCTTTCCCGAAGGCACGCGCAGGACACCCGGTGACTCGCCATCCTATAAATATGGTGTGACGGCCCTTTATCGCATCCTGAAGGTGCCAGTGGTGCCTGTCGCCCTCAATGCCGGGGTGTTTTGGCCGCGGCGCACGTTTTTGCGTTATCCTGGCACTATTGTGATGGAAATCCTGCCGCCAATTGAGCCTGGATTGAGTGATGATGTGTTCAACAAAACGCTGATTGAGCGGATTGAAACGGCTTCAGACAAATTGCTGGAAGAGGCCAGAGCATCGCAAAAAGCGAATGAGTCCAGCATGTGA
- a CDS encoding ABC transporter permease: MTDQNSYPQFRTESGAKGTARTGLRVAFAPVRYAARWLAGHRDVRQTPIVPPQSVAGTALVAVIAIMSFLACLTLAAVTMVFEQAQLWESDVSSELTVQIRPTDGVDIEFEIERAIRITEREPGIGRVRAMEEADGAALLEPWLGAGLDLSELPVPRLIIVDIDNPATLDVGRLRANLSDSITGVSVDDHGIWIDQLKRIANVTIATGIGIFLLVLAATCLSVVFATRGAMAGNQVVISVLHFVGALNRYIAREFQGRFLFIGLKGGLIGCIAAATFFVVGGGLLGFLEGPSGGSPFQALFGGFSLTPLVFTGFVFVLILVSALTAATTRMTVERYLATVQ; this comes from the coding sequence ATGACTGATCAGAACTCATATCCGCAATTCAGAACTGAAAGTGGGGCAAAAGGCACCGCGCGCACCGGCTTGCGTGTTGCGTTTGCACCAGTTCGTTATGCAGCCCGTTGGTTGGCCGGCCATCGCGATGTTCGACAAACGCCCATTGTTCCCCCGCAATCTGTCGCCGGGACTGCGCTGGTCGCTGTTATTGCTATCATGAGCTTTCTCGCCTGTCTGACATTGGCTGCAGTGACCATGGTGTTTGAGCAGGCGCAATTATGGGAAAGCGATGTCAGCAGTGAACTGACCGTCCAGATACGCCCCACTGATGGAGTGGATATTGAGTTCGAAATTGAGCGCGCCATTCGCATTACCGAGCGTGAGCCGGGCATTGGCCGGGTGCGGGCCATGGAAGAAGCAGACGGGGCAGCCTTGCTGGAGCCTTGGCTTGGTGCCGGACTTGACCTTTCGGAACTTCCGGTTCCAAGGCTGATCATCGTGGATATTGACAATCCCGCCACGCTGGATGTGGGTCGTCTGCGTGCCAATTTATCTGACAGCATCACGGGTGTCAGCGTGGACGATCACGGTATCTGGATCGATCAGCTGAAGCGCATCGCCAATGTCACCATAGCAACGGGCATCGGCATCTTTCTGCTGGTTCTTGCAGCGACCTGCCTCAGCGTGGTGTTTGCCACGCGTGGTGCTATGGCTGGCAACCAGGTTGTCATTTCGGTGCTGCATTTTGTCGGCGCACTTAACCGCTACATCGCCAGAGAGTTTCAGGGGCGGTTCCTGTTTATCGGCCTGAAAGGCGGGCTGATTGGCTGCATCGCTGCCGCAACCTTCTTTGTTGTCGGGGGTGGTCTTTTGGGGTTTCTTGAAGGGCCATCCGGTGGAAGTCCGTTTCAGGCCCTGTTCGGCGGATTTTCACTGACACCTTTGGTCTTTACCGGCTTTGTGTTTGTGCTGATCCTTGTCAGTGCCTTGACGGCTGCGACCACGCGGATGACTGTGGAACGCTATCTGGCGACAGTGCAGTAG
- the ftsE gene encoding cell division ATP-binding protein FtsE gives MIRFENVGLRYGMGPEVLRDISFQIAPRSFQFLTGPSGAGKTSLLRLLFLSMRPSRGLISIFGKDAVKIGNDELPEIRRRIGIVFQDFRLLDHMTTYENVALPLRVQGMDETRYRSDVVELLDWVGLGERMHVLPPILSGGEKQRAAIARALIGRPDILLADEPTGNVDPPLARRLLRLFIELNKLGTTVVIATHDLALIDQFDTRRFVLKDGRLQIYD, from the coding sequence TTGATCCGGTTTGAAAATGTTGGCTTGCGCTATGGAATGGGGCCTGAAGTCCTGCGCGACATCAGTTTCCAGATCGCGCCGCGTTCGTTTCAGTTTCTGACCGGGCCTTCGGGTGCCGGTAAAACATCCCTGTTGCGGCTTTTGTTTCTGTCCATGCGCCCTTCGCGTGGCCTGATTTCGATTTTCGGCAAGGATGCTGTCAAGATCGGCAATGATGAATTGCCGGAAATCCGGCGACGTATTGGCATCGTATTTCAGGATTTTCGTCTGCTGGATCATATGACCACCTATGAAAATGTTGCTCTCCCGCTTCGGGTTCAGGGGATGGACGAAACACGTTACAGATCTGATGTTGTTGAATTGCTGGATTGGGTGGGGCTTGGCGAGCGTATGCACGTGCTTCCGCCGATTCTCTCCGGTGGGGAGAAACAAAGAGCGGCGATTGCCCGGGCACTCATTGGCCGCCCGGATATTTTGCTGGCTGATGAGCCAACGGGTAATGTGGACCCGCCATTGGCGCGCAGGCTTTTGCGGCTGTTTATTGAATTGAACAAGCTTGGCACCACGGTGGTAATTGCCACCCATGATCTGGCGCTGATCGACCAATTTGATACAAGGCGCTTTGTTTTGAAGGATGGGCGGCTGCAGATTTATGACTGA